The following proteins come from a genomic window of Heyndrickxia acidicola:
- a CDS encoding SPL family radical SAM protein: MKGIVSKSILTKGTGVLSVFTHSLNPYSGCAFGCSYCYVRQLPVGVFRDEEWGTWIDIKENAKELLEKELAKARKKGEVRIFMSSSTDPYQPIEYKKQLTRSLLEVMVKNPPDFLLVQTRSPLVARDIDLFKKLGSSVRISMTVETDIDKIRKLFSPSAPPIQARLKALKTITEAGIPTQAAVSPLLPSSSKFPKRLRDATNRAIIDDFFMGDGSRGKRTERLGIRKIYEDNGLESWYGPHVYRHVMQRLKEEFPAIDTLISIKGFEE; this comes from the coding sequence ATCAAGGGAATTGTCAGCAAGAGTATCTTGACGAAGGGCACAGGTGTTTTATCCGTATTTACGCATTCATTGAATCCATACAGCGGTTGTGCATTTGGCTGTTCATATTGCTATGTGAGACAGCTTCCGGTAGGGGTGTTTCGTGATGAAGAATGGGGCACGTGGATTGATATAAAGGAAAATGCGAAGGAGCTTTTGGAAAAAGAGCTGGCTAAAGCGCGGAAAAAAGGAGAAGTACGTATTTTTATGAGTTCTTCTACAGATCCCTATCAGCCCATTGAATATAAGAAGCAGCTTACAAGGAGTCTACTGGAAGTTATGGTGAAGAATCCCCCGGATTTTTTATTGGTGCAGACCCGTTCACCCCTTGTTGCAAGAGATATAGATTTATTTAAAAAACTGGGTAGTTCCGTTCGTATCAGTATGACGGTTGAAACGGATATTGATAAAATTCGCAAGTTATTTTCTCCGTCCGCTCCACCCATTCAAGCTCGTTTAAAGGCTCTAAAGACGATTACTGAAGCAGGAATACCCACACAGGCGGCAGTCTCACCTCTGCTTCCGTCGTCCAGTAAATTCCCGAAACGCCTTAGGGATGCTACCAATAGAGCTATCATCGATGATTTTTTCATGGGTGACGGATCAAGGGGTAAACGAACGGAGAGGCTGGGAATCAGAAAAATTTATGAAGACAATGGCCTGGAAAGCTGGTACGGGCCTCATGTATACAGGCATGTTATGCAAAGACTAAAAGAAGAGTTTCCTGCTATAGATACCTTAATAAGTATAAAAGGATTTGAAGAATAA
- the ytxJ gene encoding bacillithiol system redox-active protein YtxJ: MSLKHLQSEEELNAFVQEPGKKLLFKHSTTCPISANAYKEFQSFTASKDIPAALVKVIEDRPVSNKITEIFGIKHESPQIFLLENDRVEWNASHWNITKDAIEKAVGQ, encoded by the coding sequence ATGTCTTTAAAACATCTTCAGTCAGAAGAAGAGTTGAATGCCTTTGTTCAAGAACCAGGTAAAAAACTGCTTTTTAAGCATAGTACAACATGTCCTATAAGCGCCAATGCTTATAAGGAATTTCAATCGTTTACAGCCAGTAAGGATATTCCTGCTGCGCTTGTTAAAGTGATAGAGGACCGACCTGTTTCAAACAAAATTACAGAAATATTTGGGATTAAGCATGAATCTCCCCAAATTTTTCTTTTAGAAAATGATCGTGTGGAATGGAATGCCTCCCACTGGAATATTACCAAGGATGCAATTGAAAAGGCAGTTGGACAGTAA
- a CDS encoding STAS domain-containing protein — MDGYVKISEYFIRNSKPLANQLVEDIIFKFPFKVDKEEIDMAKIMYEEFFEFLGEALVCNEETDPQALIEWSKGNGERAASSQERISTIFVRYPDTRMVFADYILQIGMEYELGTKEIVSIIKKVDHMLDLSINETIFAFERRNDEILKQNQNEINELSTPVVPIQDGIAVLPLIGAIDADRSQHLMNKVVPKIPRLSITCLIIDFSGIVTIDTDIAGHIFNLYDVLRLLGIQVIMTGIRSELAERVAREGIDFSSFKTYATVMQAIESLKE, encoded by the coding sequence ATGGATGGATATGTAAAAATATCTGAATATTTTATTAGAAATTCTAAACCATTGGCTAATCAGCTGGTCGAGGATATTATTTTTAAATTCCCTTTTAAAGTCGATAAGGAAGAAATAGACATGGCAAAGATCATGTATGAGGAATTCTTTGAGTTTTTAGGTGAGGCACTTGTGTGCAATGAGGAAACAGACCCTCAGGCACTTATTGAATGGAGCAAAGGAAATGGTGAGCGTGCTGCTTCCTCTCAGGAAAGGATTTCAACTATTTTTGTGAGGTATCCCGATACTAGAATGGTGTTTGCAGATTATATTCTGCAGATTGGGATGGAGTACGAATTAGGGACGAAAGAAATAGTATCAATCATCAAAAAAGTTGACCATATGCTGGACTTGAGCATAAATGAAACGATTTTTGCTTTTGAACGACGAAATGATGAAATATTAAAACAGAATCAGAATGAAATTAATGAACTCTCGACACCAGTCGTACCGATACAAGACGGCATTGCGGTACTTCCTTTGATTGGCGCTATTGATGCGGACCGTTCCCAGCATTTAATGAATAAAGTAGTTCCGAAAATCCCAAGGCTTTCCATAACCTGTTTAATTATTGACTTTTCTGGTATTGTTACCATTGATACGGATATAGCAGGCCATATTTTTAATCTCTATGACGTATTGCGCTTGCTGGGCATTCAGGTCATCATGACTGGAATTCGTTCAGAGCTTGCCGAAAGAGTAGCTCGCGAAGGCATTGATTTCTCATCTTTTAAAACATATGCTACCGTAATGCAGGCCATTGAATCGTTAAAAGAGTAA